The sequence below is a genomic window from Cryptococcus neoformans var. neoformans B-3501A chromosome 8, whole genome shotgun sequence.
ACATATTGCTTGATTGCAGCCCTCGATTTGGTGTGTTCGATGCTGCAACTGCAGTTAACAGGGTCTCAATTCTTCCTGGGTCTTAAGTCATGGACAATATTAAGGCAGATGATATTCGGGGTGAGGAGTTATTTAATCGGCTTTGGTAGAAATCTTGGGAATATGTATACCATCACGAATTGAGATTTCATGCATCCATTACGACTTCGACGTTTCAAGGCAATCCAGAACGCCAAGTATCTCCAACCGTATTCAAACCCCAAGCATAGCTGCTTGAGTCGTGTACCGTTGTCCTTCTCATGTCTCTTTTGTACTTGCCCTCGAAGGCGCCGGGCACTGCTCGATGCCTGCGAACGTTTCAGTCTTGCCCTTTAAACTGATTGCACTCACATAACGCAGGTGTTGTCCCAGATTACAAGATCCCCGTCATTTTTCCACTCTACGGAGCAGACATATCTTGGTGAACTGCAGTGATCAAGCAAGGTCTTGATCTCTGCTTGACCGTGCTCAAGTGGGAGCGACTCGATTTTATACGCGTGATTGGCAATATACAAATTCTGAGACTGTTGTCAGTTGAGACTAGCTTTTAATAATGGAGTGGCTCACTGTGCGTCCTGAGGGCTCGTGAACCTGGACCAATTTATGTTTTCCGAAAGGATGGCTGGTAGGAAGAAACTGCACAATGGTCAGATTTCCCATGCTTTCGGACATCAAGGATGAAATTATTCCATTACCTTTTCCTGATCCAGGAGAGGTTCACCAGGATTCGCGACACGTCTGGAATGATGCTGTGAGTGCCAAAGGACCCAGTCCTTGATGGTCTCTTTGCGTTCTTCTGGAAGATCATCATAGGCGGTGCGAGTATCCGCAAACTACATTGATCATACTCAGTCAGGGATGGATACAATACTGTACAAGTTTAGGCATGACGACGCACCTCGGTGTTTCCTCCTGTCCCTGCAGGAGGCAGTTCATGAGCTAGCAATAATGACTGACGAGATATGAGTCACTAAAACAGTTAGGCAACGATTCTCTACTCACATAACCTGCTCGGCGGGGATTGAAGGACGAGTCACAGTGGAAGATTGTATTGCCCTTGACAATTTAGTGAGATTGAGCTCTCCCGTTGGCTTCATACAACAAGCACTGGACTTACTCGATTGATTATAGCTCTTTGTCCAGTGGGTTGAAAGATATTGCCTTCGGCATCGACGTTACTGACATCAAATAGCCTGTGAAGTTCCAGTCAGTCAAGCTCTGGAATCATGGCACTGCCCACAATGGATGTAGCCAGGATACGAAGCTGTCTCACTCGTCATATGCAAGCCGATTGATACGACCCAACTTGTTGTAAGGTTTCACGTCATCTAGCTCCCCAAAAAAGCTAGACATTTCAACGTGTTTCTTATCGTTCAGTCCTGTCTTTCGGAAAATCAAGACCCCATACTGTTCGGGTTAGGGTATAATTTGAATCCTTTGTCAATGGTTTTCGTAAATGACTGCGGATCTGTCACATACCTTTGCCAGGCCTTTTTTGATCTCCTCAACAACTTCGGGGGTGATATTGTCAAAGTCGACTCCCGATGCCTCGGCCACGAAAGTCGGATGAAGGGGTGTATAGTTTATGGTCATTTGCAGGttaattcttcttctgaaaGTCGGTCGACAAATGCGCGAAGAAGGGATCGTTAGCCTGCTGCACGCACCTTGCTTTTATATGTTGCAAGTGAACATGATGTGCAATGACATTTTGCAAAAATGTTGCTTTTTATGTTAGATAAATTATCGAGATACGTTCTTCTGGATATGCATTTATGAAGAAAAATGCGAGATTTTTCTATTGCGAAATGCGACATACGAGATGATTCATCAGAAATACGAGATGCACGATCAGAAATACGAGATATGATCACAAATACGAGATGTATGATCAGAAATGCGAGATGTATGATCAGAAATGCGAGATGTATGATCACAAATACGAAATCCCATGCGTCGAAATGCGAGATACATCTTTAAGGATATGTCTTTTTCACCCTGACTTATATGTGATAAATATGATAAAGAACAGAACACATGATCATCGTTATTGCATACACCATTGAGCACCGCACGGTTAATATCGGCAGACCCCGACTGGACCCCAAATAAAAAACCttaattattattattatctcAATCATCAACGACTCGGCCTCCTCCGGCCCCAAGGGACCGGCCCGGTAACTTGAAAATAATTCAGTACTCGGTATTCACGTGATTCTCGGACGCACGGCAATCTCGCACATACTTTTTACGTGTCACATGTACGTATCACACTTGTATTTCACCATGAATTATCATATTTATTATTTGTATACATCTCAACAATACATTTACAGCTACACAAATCCAGGAGGCACCTGATGAGCCCCACATGCATGCACAAGTGGCAGTTGAGCTCCCATCCCGCTGCGTCTGACTCGAGCATTACGCCTATGCTTCCGTCctagcctcttcttcttcctccgcttTCCTTACATGTCACTTCTTACTTCCCTGGCTAGCATTTCCTGGGCGGCTTTGACACTGGCCAGTTCCTTCTACAGGTGCGGGTTTCAGGCCATCAACTGCACATTGGCCTTTTTCTTAGGCATGGTTGGGAAACGCGCCGACGCCCGCTCTCGGACGGTAGGATTGTTCGCGCGAAGGATGCGGAGGTTGTGGGGGGTAAGATGGTCCCTAGTGGCAACCTGAAGGGAAGAAGTGCTCGGCGCTTGCTCCTCAATGTCCACAATGTTGTTGAAGGGTGTCTATGAATGCataaagaaagaaagaaagaaactATTATAGAATCTAAAAGAAAATCTACCACGCAACTCCCTCGCCACAAACGATCTCTCTCGGAATTCGTATCCTAggctcccatcttctcgctcatccAACACACGACGCAGGGTCAAGAGGAAACAGGCCCAATTTTCTCCAAGCTTCTCCAATTTGGGGTGAGGTTGCCGTCTCTAGCCACGCCCTCTGGCGCCAGTCCCAAAAAAACCCTTGGCCACCCCTCTTAAGGGGGTTCCCAACCTGGTAGGCTATCCAATTGTCGATGGTATGCTACTTTAAGggtgttgaagatgtcgaCGTCGAGGGGTTGGAATCTGCCGCTCATTTTCGCCGGAAGGAGAATGACATGTTCCGAGCTCAATAAGCTTCAAAGAAATCAACTTTGATGTGCAATTCAGCACCGTCGAGGATGAGTAGGCGTTGATCACGACTGCCACTGGCAACCATCGGGAGGGACAGGGATCAAAGGCGTCTTATTACAAGCCATTTCAACAACACATACCTGTTGATCCAGCCTGAATCGGTGTTGATAGTAGCGAACTGGCGCACCCTgtcgtcctcctcccgcACCTTGACCAGCATCCTTGCAGTCGTGCGCTTTGATATATGATGAGTGGAGGAACTGGGGCAGAGTCGATGATGCCGATGCTGTTGAAGTGGAGGGTATCCGCCCTAATACGCATCCCTATTCGGTGATAGCCCGGCGTGGTGCCTctgtctttctcttttgttcttctttcgtaCCTTTCTAttctcttttgttcttcggcatTATTGCCCATATTCCTTATTGTTCTTCGGCACGATGTAGGCTCAGAGCTCTTGTACTGCctaatatatatataaagaTCCCTGCATCATACATCATGTATCATCaattcttttccttgatcATACGATCGGATTCGCTCTCCTTTAGATGCAAGCCACAGGTGTGATGATGTGCTCGTCTGACGGTGGTACAGCTTGGCCATTCTTTGGATGGGTACGAGGCGCAACTCTCCCCACTCTTCGAGAGCTCGAAAGCAACTTTGTCCACGTTGAAGATAAGGTGGGGGCGTAATGGCCAGTATTGTATGCAAGCCTCTTTGACCTGCAAAAAGCGTTTAAAATAATTAGTCTCGAGAAACACTAAAAGACATGTACAATGTAGTAGTAACCACCGACACCCTTGCCCATTACAATAACGATGACATATGCACAATACAAAGTGGATCTATCTATCGActtgaaagagatgatCTCGTATCCTCGGTATGCCTTGAACCAAAACAAACTCGCAATGAATCCAATAAGTCCAATAATCGTTTGATGTCTTGAAAGGATAATTAATTGACATCGCGCCGCAAGAAGGAGGTTTGTCCCCCTCAAGCGGCCCCTCCGGCCAAGAGACAAGGTACAAAGTCAGTCAGTAAGCAATCTTCTCTGAAATGTCGGCTAGCTAGGTAAGGGTCATGCTTTTGCTATTGTCTTGTTGATGTATCATTTAAACCCGCTTTTAGTCCAATAAATGAGTCAATGGATATAGAACATTATGGAAAATCAATAAATGGACGTGGGGAATCTAGCAATCTAGTTACATCCTGAAATCTGGGAGTCTCTTCAGCCCCAAAGTGCTATGTTGCCGATCGTACCAAATTACAGTCTAAGACTGTATTAACCTCTCAATGCATAGCGCATACTTGTTCGGACGGCAATAATGAATTACGCCATATGCGCACTCCCAGCGCCGCCTTTCTTGAGCAGGTTGTGGTTTCGAATGAAAGCGCCAAAGACCATCGCTAGTCCTACTGCGACGATGATCGGGATTAGCGAGTTGGTAATGCTGATAACGTATGCCTCGATCACAGCGGATTGTTGATCAGCGGGTAATGTATAAATGGCGGAGACCGACTGTCGGACCAAATTGAAGTCAACCTCAGGGGCCAGACGTTTGATTTCAGTATTGAGGTAAACTGATTGTACAGTGTTGATAATACCCTAAGTTATATGTAAGTTTGATATGTCATTGACCGGTACAAAAGCATTTGACTTACAACTCCCAGCGCGGCACCTGTCAGTTGGAAGAATGACACGACACCTGTGGcttgagggagaagggatggacGGTCGTGATATTCTGCTTGAACAGCAACTAAGACATTTTGGAAGCTCAAGCCAATGCCAAACCCGGCCAGGATTTGGTAGCCAATGATTTTCGCGTTAGGGGTGTTGACGTCAATAGTGTACAGGAGCCCAAATCCAACGGCAGCAAAAGGCGGACTTTAAGGATTTTGGCTGGTCAGCAAACTCTCTTTGGGATCGCATTAGGGGGCATACTCACCCAATAAGTAGGAATGGATAATAGCGGCCGAACTTGGTAGTCAGTCCTCCGGATATCAAGATAGCAACGCAGGTAGCAAGCATGAAAGCGATGATATCAACGCCGGACTTCTCGGGAGAGTGTCCTCGACCCTAAGAACAGTCAGTCTGGAGATATCACGTAAAGTCCGGGCAACTTACAGCTTGATAAAACAACGGAAGCTGGTAGGTGCCTCCCAACATTGCAagcatgaagaagaatatgGCGCCAGAGCATGCGAGGACGGTTCGGTTCTTGAGGAGAGAAAGTGGAATGAGCGCATACTTGTCGTACCGCCACTGCCACACGCCGAATGCAATAACGAGCAAGCCACCCAAagtgaaaaggaaaggaattCTCCAGTCTAGTAATATTAGCGTCAAATCCGGCTCTACAGTAATTGGTACTTACTGTTCCACGCGTATTGGTTTCCACCCCATGCAAGAGCAAGCAAAAGACATGTGATCGCACAAAAGATGAGACCCGTCCCGATCCAGTCCAAGCGTCTGAGCTTGCCGAGGACTGTGCGATCGGGAGGAGCAGTGTCGGCATGTTCTGGATCTCGGGCAGGCAGAAGGAATACGacagcggcagcagcgaAGCCCCCGAAGGGAAGATTGATGTAGAAACACCATCTGCACGGAGTGAGAAAGCCGTAACTTTTGCGAGTTAGATCAGGGCACTCACCTCCAGCTGACGTGGTCTGTGAATGCGCCTCCTAGCAAAGGACCGACTACAGACGATACGACAAAGACAAAACCAAAAGAAGCCATAAAGGCCGCTCGTTGATCGACTCGAGTGACAACGGCGATGACGGCAAGAATAGACACAAACATTCCGGAAGCGCCTGGGGATAAAAATCAGCAGGAATTCAAGAAGCGGGATCGCAAGCAACTCACCGATACCTTGGATAGCACGCCCGCCTATCAGTGTGTCCATATCTTTGGCCACACCGCAAATAAGACTGCCGAgttcaaagaagaaaattgCACCAAGTAGCATCCATTTCGCCTTGAGGATCGTAAGCACTTGTCCGACGAGAAGAATAAGACCACACTGGGTCACTAAAAGTTGTCTAGGGTAGGAAATGTCCGCTCGGTAAAATATTGACGCACGTACAGAAATATCCAGTAATGATCCAAGCCACCTGGTCGAAGCTAAGGTTGTGTCAACGATAAACGAAGGGAAATTAATAAGGGAAGAATTAGAATTGGTCTTACGCGTTAAAGTCGGACACAATAACAGGTATAGCGGTGGATACGATGGATTGATCTGTCAGGAAGTCAGGTGGGTGCCGTTCCCCCCACGTCTGATCGGAACTCACCCAGCGCAAACATCTGTACGAGGAACTTGGGTTAGTGACCTCCAACATATACCATGTGAACATGGAAGTTCACTGTGTACTTACGAAAACACAGAGCATCAAAGCAACGAAAACCAGGTAGAGTCTGGCGCCAGTCAAAACACCTGATTGCCCTTGCTCtggttgctgctgctgcctgCCATCCACTTCACCTTTTTCAGTGGAGGCTGTAATATCAAGTGGATTCATGTCCTTCAGATTGGCGGTCTGAGTGAGTCGTGGCGCCTGGGCGTACTCGGCAGATTCCCCCGCAAAACCGATGTCCACTTCCTCACGGAAAGTGGGATGATGGGCCATGTCCTTTTCGTTTTCTGTCGTCATGCT
It includes:
- a CDS encoding hypothetical protein (Match to EST gb|CF194094.1|CF194094; HMMPfam hit to TauD, Taurine catabolism dioxygenase TauD, TfdA family, score: -4.5, E(): 5.5e-09), whose translation is MTINYTPLHPTFVAEASGVDFDNITPEVVEEIKKGLAKYGVLIFRKTGLNDKKHVEMSSFFGELDDVKPYNKLGRINRLAYDELFDVSNVDAEGNIFQPTGQRAIINRGNTIFHCDSSFNPRRAGYSLLLAHELPPAGTGGNTEFADTRTAYDDLPEERKETIKDWVLWHSQHHSRRVANPGEPLLDQEKFLPTSHPFGKHKLVQVHEPSGRTNLYIANHAYKIESLPLEHGQAEIKTLLDHCSSPRYVCSVEWKNDGDLVIWDNTCVMHRAVPGAFEGKYKRDMRRTTVHDSSSYAWGLNTVGDTWRSGLP
- a CDS encoding hypothetical protein (Match to ESTs gb|CF191114.1|CF191114, gb|CF187940.1|CF187940, gb|CF193540.1|CF193540) encodes the protein MTTENEKDMAHHPTFREEVDIGFAGESAEYAQAPRLTQTANLKDMNPLDITASTEKGEVDGRQQQQPEQGQSGVLTGARLYLVFVALMLCVFMFALDQSIVSTAIPVIVSDFNAFDQVAWIITGYFLTQCGLILLVGQVLTILKAKWMLLGAIFFFELGSLICGVAKDMDTLIGGRAIQGIGASGMFVSILAVIAVVTRVDQRAAFMASFGFVFVVSSVVGPLLGGAFTDHVSWRWCFYINLPFGGFAAAAVVFLLPARDPEHADTAPPDRTVLGKLRRLDWIGTGLIFCAITCLLLALAWGGNQYAWNNWRIPFLFTLGGLLVIAFGVWQWRYDKYALIPLSLLKNRTVLACSGAIFFFMLAMLGGTYQLPLFYQAGRGHSPEKSGVDIIAFMLATCVAILISGGLTTKFGRYYPFLLIGPPFAAVGFGLLYTIDVNTPNAKIIGYQILAGFGIGLSFQNVLVAVQAEYHDRPSLLPQATGVVSFFQLTGAALGVGIINTVQSVYLNTEIKRLAPEVDFNLVRQSVSAIYTLPADQQSAVIEAYVISITNSLIPIIVAVGLAMVFGAFIRNHNLLKKGGAGSAHMA